A single uncultured Methanolobus sp. DNA region contains:
- a CDS encoding ATP-binding protein — MIQRTEQNMTQNLLVDYLDDDNLKGFRLHQLEVFNWGTFNQKLWTINPQGFNSLITGANQSGKSTLVDAIITLLVPPQKITYNQAGEAKKGERSLKSYILGSYKNEKDNYNNSKPVNLRDEGKYSVLLCYFYNRGLKKGMTLAQVFSMDGVNIKKFFVTSKEELSIQKHFELKDDETDIFALKKRIKDLPNTSVFDSYKDYSLSFQQFFGIKSEKVLDLFFQTVSMKTIDDLTPFMRNHMLEEADFKEMIKEMLNGYKHLTNIYDSILKDKKQIALLEPMMGTIKKYETITLEIEQLYVCKKYLSYYFAERKYDFLTQFIEFTEAALAELEISIKKKENELKQLRGQETDINIAIRQDEAGQRIQQLQTVIEKLEAEKKEKKDKQEDYAKECTSVGITPPYNETAFKNTINVVEQRLILTKKERDKHTDGISDLLSTQKELDKEFKKQGEELQSLKLRTTQIPAKNLAIRAAILKNCSIEGVDKLPFVGELIKVKSSENEWEGALERLLHNFGLSLLVPEEHYKTISEYVNQTDLKERLVYFRVPDKFKLSTRDDTKENLVIDKIELKTDSRFYGWIYNELITKFDLICCDNMEDFQRGTKAITRKGQIKGSGGKHEKDDRRNLLDRKHYVLGWDNKEKIKIIENQKEALHQQIQECIKEQSNYKAEQAKLEDTEKTLNRILYIQHFDNIDWQSIVKKIDQYQKEVIELEKSSDHLKTLRERLSEVTEDIVLQENDKKQLESDKTLKKESIRIRKTELEECKKELEDSPYHEQEDKPDVSIYLTRHDLSLPSIDEVHRTTKEKLIIDISKKERKIGELKGSIASDMATYKTTYSEETYELGTDILDIPAYSKIYAKLKKDDLPKHEKDFEEKLRKDTNTSIANFHKELYYRADRIKKDIEVINKYLRGLHYNPNTYFKLTTEKTTSQTIREFQSELKSCLEDSFAVQDNNNEEKFQKVKLLLDKFKTTDTPNNNWTRTVTDVRNWLTYAGEERSCEDDSLVNYYSDSDGSSGGQKGKLACTILASALAYRFGPGGNNPESTSFRFIILDEAFPKASDGTIRYGFDLFKELNLQVLVVTPSRSIDVIADYVNFIHVVSNTANFDDSKILNTTIQEYNDHKERIQMEVMM, encoded by the coding sequence ATGATACAGAGGACGGAACAGAACATGACCCAGAATCTACTAGTTGATTACCTGGACGATGATAACCTCAAAGGTTTTAGGCTGCACCAACTTGAAGTTTTCAACTGGGGTACTTTTAACCAGAAACTCTGGACAATCAATCCCCAGGGCTTCAATTCATTGATAACCGGTGCTAATCAATCAGGGAAATCAACATTAGTTGATGCAATAATTACTTTATTGGTCCCCCCTCAGAAAATAACCTATAATCAAGCAGGTGAAGCAAAAAAGGGTGAACGATCCCTTAAGTCCTATATACTTGGAAGTTACAAGAATGAAAAAGACAACTATAACAACTCAAAACCTGTCAACCTGCGTGATGAAGGCAAATATTCTGTCTTGTTGTGCTACTTTTATAATCGAGGCCTCAAGAAGGGCATGACATTAGCACAGGTATTTTCGATGGATGGCGTTAATATTAAAAAATTCTTTGTTACATCCAAAGAAGAACTATCTATCCAGAAACACTTCGAACTCAAGGATGACGAAACCGACATATTTGCCTTAAAAAAACGCATCAAGGATTTGCCCAATACTTCTGTTTTCGATTCATACAAAGATTATAGTCTATCATTTCAACAATTCTTTGGCATAAAGTCTGAAAAAGTACTGGACCTCTTTTTCCAAACCGTTTCAATGAAAACCATTGATGATCTTACTCCATTTATGCGGAATCATATGCTTGAAGAAGCTGATTTCAAAGAGATGATCAAAGAGATGTTGAATGGCTACAAACACCTTACAAACATATATGACTCCATCCTAAAAGATAAAAAACAAATAGCATTGCTTGAACCAATGATGGGGACTATAAAAAAGTACGAAACAATTACTTTGGAAATTGAACAATTATATGTTTGTAAAAAATACCTATCATACTACTTTGCAGAAAGAAAATACGATTTTCTAACTCAATTCATAGAATTCACAGAAGCTGCTCTTGCTGAACTTGAAATCAGTATCAAGAAGAAAGAAAATGAATTAAAGCAGTTAAGAGGCCAAGAAACCGACATCAACATTGCTATAAGACAGGACGAAGCTGGTCAAAGGATACAACAATTACAAACAGTCATTGAAAAACTAGAAGCTGAGAAAAAGGAAAAGAAAGATAAACAGGAAGATTATGCCAAAGAATGCACTTCCGTTGGAATTACCCCTCCTTATAATGAAACTGCTTTCAAAAACACAATCAATGTGGTAGAACAACGATTAATACTAACAAAAAAAGAACGGGATAAACATACCGACGGAATTAGTGATCTTCTCTCCACTCAAAAAGAACTGGATAAAGAATTCAAAAAACAGGGAGAAGAGCTTCAATCGTTAAAACTAAGGACGACCCAAATACCAGCTAAAAACTTGGCTATTCGTGCTGCCATCCTCAAGAACTGTTCCATTGAAGGTGTGGATAAACTACCATTTGTCGGAGAACTTATCAAAGTCAAGTCGAGCGAGAATGAATGGGAAGGAGCACTCGAAAGACTTCTACATAACTTTGGACTAAGCCTCCTGGTTCCAGAAGAACATTACAAGACAATCAGTGAATATGTCAACCAAACCGATTTGAAAGAACGTCTTGTCTACTTCAGGGTTCCAGATAAGTTCAAACTCTCTACAAGAGATGATACCAAAGAAAATCTTGTCATTGATAAAATAGAACTTAAGACTGATTCAAGGTTCTATGGATGGATATACAATGAGCTAATCACGAAGTTTGACCTTATTTGCTGTGACAATATGGAAGATTTCCAGAGGGGAACAAAGGCAATCACCAGGAAAGGACAAATAAAAGGAAGCGGGGGTAAACACGAAAAAGATGACAGACGTAACCTTTTAGATAGAAAGCACTATGTTCTTGGCTGGGATAATAAAGAAAAGATCAAAATAATTGAAAATCAAAAAGAAGCCCTGCACCAACAAATACAAGAATGTATCAAAGAGCAGAGTAACTACAAAGCAGAACAGGCAAAACTAGAAGATACAGAAAAAACCCTCAATCGTATCCTGTATATTCAACATTTCGATAATATTGACTGGCAATCAATAGTTAAAAAGATCGACCAATACCAGAAAGAAGTGATAGAACTCGAAAAGAGTTCAGACCATTTGAAAACCCTAAGAGAAAGATTATCTGAAGTAACTGAAGATATTGTCCTTCAAGAAAATGATAAAAAACAACTTGAAAGTGATAAAACTCTCAAAAAAGAAAGCATCAGGATAAGAAAAACAGAACTTGAAGAATGTAAAAAAGAACTAGAGGATTCTCCATACCATGAACAGGAAGACAAACCTGATGTCTCAATTTATCTAACAAGACATGACCTATCTCTCCCTTCAATAGATGAAGTACATCGCACTACAAAAGAAAAACTAATTATTGATATATCAAAAAAAGAAAGGAAGATAGGAGAATTAAAAGGTAGTATAGCATCGGACATGGCTACCTACAAAACAACATATTCTGAAGAAACATATGAACTAGGCACAGACATACTAGACATTCCTGCTTATAGTAAGATCTATGCTAAATTAAAGAAAGATGACCTGCCAAAACATGAAAAGGATTTCGAAGAGAAACTGCGAAAGGACACGAATACTTCAATTGCTAATTTCCACAAAGAACTTTATTACAGAGCAGATCGAATTAAAAAGGACATCGAAGTAATCAACAAGTACCTTCGTGGATTACATTACAATCCCAATACCTACTTCAAATTAACAACAGAAAAAACAACCAGTCAAACTATCAGAGAATTCCAGAGCGAACTAAAAAGTTGCTTGGAAGACAGCTTTGCTGTCCAGGACAACAATAATGAAGAAAAGTTCCAGAAAGTAAAACTCTTATTGGACAAGTTCAAAACAACAGATACACCCAATAACAATTGGACAAGGACTGTAACAGATGTCAGGAACTGGCTGACATATGCAGGTGAAGAACGATCATGTGAAGATGATAGTCTGGTGAACTATTATAGTGATTCAGACGGTTCATCTGGTGGTCAGAAAGGAAAATTAGCATGTACAATCCTTGCATCTGCCCTTGCTTATAGATTTGGACCAGGAGGAAACAACCCAGAGTCCACATCATTCCGATTCATTATACTTGACGAAGCCTTTCCAAAAGCCTCAGATGGAACCATTAGATATGGTTTTGATTTGTTCAAGGAATTAAATCTTCAAGTATTAGTCGTTACTCCATCAAGAAGCATCGATGTAATTGCAGATTATGTTAATTTTATTCATGTAGTATCAAATACGGCTAATTTTGATGACTCTAAAATACTCAATACGACCATACAAGAATACAATGACCATAAAGAAAGGATACAAATGGAAGTGATGATGTGA
- a CDS encoding DUF4194 domain-containing protein has product MTENNDQLLYAISVIKLLKGNVFKNDANVWDNLIQYKPALKKYFSSIGIELIVHEDDGYAFLRQKEYGEQTEQILPSLIGRRPLSYHLTLLCVLLVERLYEDQRTTGNDSPFCSIDRKTIVAMMKSYMPSSSNEAKIDRDINTLINKVKDYGFLRELSTDKDAFEIRTILFALIDNENVHEILENLREHAKNVGIENDTEDGTEHDPESTS; this is encoded by the coding sequence ATGACAGAAAATAATGATCAGCTCCTCTATGCCATATCGGTAATCAAGTTACTAAAAGGAAATGTTTTCAAAAACGATGCAAATGTATGGGATAATCTTATCCAGTATAAACCGGCCCTTAAGAAGTATTTTTCAAGTATCGGCATTGAATTGATTGTTCATGAAGATGATGGATATGCATTCCTCAGGCAAAAAGAATATGGTGAACAAACAGAACAAATCCTACCTTCTTTAATTGGCAGAAGACCACTTTCTTATCACCTGACCCTGCTTTGTGTACTCCTTGTCGAGAGATTATATGAAGATCAAAGAACAACTGGCAATGACTCACCTTTTTGTTCTATAGACAGAAAGACCATAGTTGCCATGATGAAATCGTACATGCCAAGCTCCTCCAACGAAGCAAAAATCGATAGAGACATCAATACTCTCATTAATAAGGTCAAAGATTATGGGTTTTTAAGAGAATTGAGTACAGATAAAGATGCATTCGAAATAAGAACGATACTTTTTGCTTTAATTGATAATGAAAACGTTCATGAAATTCTGGAAAATCTACGTGAACATGCAAAAAACGTAGGGATAGAAAATGATACAGAGGACGGAACAGAACATGACCCAGAATCTACTAGTTGA
- a CDS encoding DUF3375 domain-containing protein, translating into MEYQNIKQLKDNHPSFRLLNTNNSPLIISFLYQQFKENNLLEIPKDDLESNLSNFIYYLRTQEGIDTYSRPPAEYLDDWTNAGFLRSRYSSDDQIILELTHYTEKALDWVKNLIETRKFVGTESRLLKIISTLKELAYESGKDSTERLKELKKQKQEIELEIEKVEAGIADTLTGTQIRERYFDTCQTINGMLTDFKEIEYNFRSLDMETRIKLIQEDVQKGEILDDVFSTEDDIRNSDQGKSLEAFWNLLQSQEQLDELDKLIEMTLEIQQIQEIKQLDSTLEDMVIKLSRAGAKVQKVNHALAEQLSRFLDERAYLENKRIMDIINNIKSIAFEIKDTPPSKANFFEINSKAEIEMIMNRQLWSPKTTTKLRKEEIVLGSTDDINPSDLYTQFSIDKKEIEGRIQEFLGTTSQISLKTIIETYPIKRGMEEILAYIEIASNNEKAVINEDLSEIIIISNMISQKRYWIQIPQIIFCRS; encoded by the coding sequence ATGGAATATCAAAATATCAAGCAACTAAAAGATAATCATCCATCTTTCAGGCTATTAAATACTAATAATAGTCCATTGATCATCAGTTTCCTTTATCAGCAATTCAAAGAGAACAATCTTCTTGAAATACCAAAAGATGACCTTGAATCAAACCTCTCAAATTTTATTTACTATTTAAGAACACAAGAAGGTATAGATACATATTCAAGACCACCAGCTGAATATCTCGACGACTGGACAAATGCTGGGTTTTTGAGATCTCGCTATTCATCGGACGATCAAATCATTCTTGAGCTAACACACTACACTGAAAAAGCACTTGATTGGGTAAAGAACCTGATCGAAACCAGAAAATTTGTAGGTACAGAATCTCGTCTCCTCAAGATAATTAGCACTCTTAAAGAATTAGCCTACGAAAGTGGTAAAGATTCAACAGAGAGACTAAAAGAACTCAAAAAACAAAAACAAGAGATCGAACTTGAAATCGAGAAAGTCGAAGCCGGTATCGCAGATACATTAACAGGCACACAGATAAGAGAACGTTATTTTGACACATGCCAGACCATAAACGGTATGTTAACAGATTTCAAGGAAATTGAATATAATTTTCGCTCGCTGGACATGGAAACTAGAATAAAGCTAATTCAGGAAGATGTCCAAAAGGGCGAGATATTGGATGATGTCTTCTCAACTGAAGACGATATCCGTAATTCAGATCAAGGAAAAAGCCTCGAAGCTTTCTGGAACCTACTCCAATCTCAAGAACAACTAGACGAACTCGACAAGCTAATAGAAATGACCCTTGAGATCCAACAAATACAAGAAATCAAACAACTGGATTCTACTCTTGAAGATATGGTAATTAAACTCAGCAGAGCAGGAGCAAAGGTACAAAAGGTCAATCATGCGCTTGCCGAACAACTGAGCAGGTTTCTTGATGAAAGAGCATACCTGGAAAACAAGAGGATAATGGATATAATCAACAATATCAAATCAATCGCATTTGAGATAAAAGATACTCCTCCATCAAAAGCGAATTTCTTTGAAATCAATAGTAAAGCAGAAATCGAAATGATAATGAACAGACAGTTATGGTCTCCAAAAACAACGACAAAACTAAGAAAAGAAGAAATCGTTCTCGGCTCAACCGATGATATCAATCCTTCTGATCTGTATACTCAATTCAGCATTGATAAAAAAGAAATCGAAGGAAGAATACAGGAATTCCTTGGAACCACTTCCCAAATATCACTGAAAACCATCATAGAAACATATCCAATAAAAAGAGGCATGGAAGAAATATTAGCCTACATAGAAATCGCATCAAATAATGAAAAAGCCGTTATAAATGAAGACCTCTCAGAGATAATTATAATCTCTAATATGATAAGTCAAAAACGCTATTGGATACAAATACCCCAAATAATATTTTGTAGGAGTTAA
- a CDS encoding 4Fe-4S single cluster domain-containing protein has translation MSEVDILLNVSDVLCGSYTNGPGKRVVIWVQGCTIGCKGCFNKEKQPHIAKYLVDPVKFANDIASICYKTNCEGVTLTGGEPFQQVKALYMFTSVIKEKGLNVACFSGYSAAKLLNTTDKNIHDLLSNMDVLIAGPFNINNEYPNRTWYDDPDKEVVFLTEAYDASVLFHDENVEYIIENEHLHITGFVDLEDKELAKKVAKSRE, from the coding sequence ATGTCAGAAGTAGATATTCTCCTCAATGTTTCGGACGTGTTATGTGGTAGCTATACCAATGGCCCAGGAAAAAGAGTCGTTATATGGGTTCAGGGGTGTACCATAGGTTGCAAAGGTTGTTTCAACAAAGAAAAACAGCCACATATAGCAAAATATCTTGTAGATCCTGTGAAATTTGCGAATGATATAGCATCCATTTGTTACAAAACAAACTGTGAAGGCGTAACTCTAACAGGAGGAGAACCATTTCAGCAGGTAAAAGCACTATATATGTTTACAAGTGTAATCAAGGAAAAAGGGTTAAATGTAGCCTGTTTTTCGGGTTATTCTGCAGCCAAACTCCTTAATACTACAGACAAAAATATTCATGACTTGCTCAGTAATATGGATGTTTTGATTGCAGGTCCTTTTAACATCAACAATGAATATCCTAACAGAACATGGTATGATGACCCTGATAAGGAAGTTGTTTTTCTTACCGAAGCATATGATGCTTCTGTTTTGTTTCATGACGAAAATGTGGAGTACATTATTGAAAACGAACATCTCCATATTACAGGTTTTGTTGATCTTGAAGACAAAGAGCTTGCAAAGAAAGTTGCTAAATCAAGAGAGTGA
- a CDS encoding AAA family ATPase translates to MERDFENLVREAKIRKGIILYGNTRDEFYDSGSTEYELLPYHLQSVLKNNGFNVVGLWNHSCGLKFQERHEERAFSKWFGSDESSKVEEGAIDYLDIGDESTDIPPLRDFDELVAALGPVMRVNDQPTAFILDWTDFHFGTVQTPLAPEDRFSLRGLAELMTGQNGTGKPSNITSRPSSVVILITANLGAIPPVLYQPEPRIKLFNIGLPDRSSRIGFLDRHMEDMRLKDDLEKPRKRLIEDLADLTEGLKIVDMMQIVRLGKDNPGLTPEKLINLYRFGQRRSPWEELSHEKLSNVSSELKKRVVGQDTAVEHVSTTIIKAAMGLSGIQHSAKMSKPKGVLFFVGPTGVGKTELAKATAEFLFGDESACIRFDMSEYSHEESDQRLIGAPPGYVGFEEGGQLINALLEKPFSVLLFDEIEKAHPRILDKFLQILEDGRLTDGKGVTAYFSESIIIFTSNIGASSVKNTDQFEDMEKEYLLKVKEHFNEELQRPELLNRIGDNIIVFSNITDKNLRQEIVKRKLKPLQDIIREKYNVGLLLDNDIYSYFEKRADSSHGGRGLLNAAEKELINPLSLYIFNKRHLLTSNRGIRVRYDPESEQRIIFEIQEI, encoded by the coding sequence ATGGAACGGGATTTTGAGAACCTTGTACGTGAAGCAAAGATACGAAAAGGTATAATCCTTTACGGAAATACCAGAGACGAATTTTATGACTCCGGTTCTACAGAATACGAACTTTTGCCTTATCATTTACAATCGGTGCTGAAGAATAACGGTTTCAACGTAGTGGGTTTATGGAATCATAGTTGTGGGCTCAAGTTTCAGGAAAGGCATGAGGAAAGGGCCTTTTCAAAGTGGTTTGGTTCCGATGAATCATCTAAAGTGGAAGAGGGTGCAATTGACTATCTGGATATTGGTGACGAATCCACGGACATCCCTCCCCTCAGGGATTTTGATGAGCTCGTGGCTGCACTTGGTCCTGTTATGAGAGTGAATGATCAGCCTACAGCTTTTATCTTGGACTGGACAGATTTTCATTTCGGTACTGTGCAGACACCTTTAGCACCAGAAGACCGCTTTTCTTTGAGAGGACTTGCTGAGTTGATGACAGGGCAGAATGGTACTGGCAAGCCCTCAAACATAACCAGCAGACCTTCAAGCGTGGTGATTCTTATCACGGCAAACCTTGGTGCCATCCCACCGGTGCTGTATCAGCCGGAACCACGCATCAAGCTTTTTAATATCGGCCTGCCTGACAGAAGTTCCCGCATTGGTTTTCTGGATAGACATATGGAAGATATGAGATTAAAAGACGACCTGGAAAAACCAAGAAAAAGATTAATCGAAGATCTGGCAGACCTCACAGAAGGCCTCAAAATAGTGGACATGATGCAGATTGTCAGACTTGGGAAGGATAATCCCGGCCTGACACCTGAAAAACTTATAAACCTTTATAGATTTGGACAACGAAGATCTCCATGGGAAGAATTGTCCCATGAGAAACTGTCAAATGTTAGTTCCGAACTTAAAAAAAGGGTCGTGGGGCAGGATACAGCTGTAGAGCATGTTTCAACAACCATTATCAAAGCTGCAATGGGTCTTTCAGGGATACAACACTCGGCTAAAATGAGCAAACCTAAAGGAGTACTTTTTTTTGTTGGCCCCACAGGAGTTGGTAAGACAGAACTTGCAAAAGCAACGGCAGAATTCCTGTTTGGAGATGAGAGTGCGTGTATCAGATTTGATATGAGTGAGTACAGTCACGAAGAATCTGACCAGAGATTAATAGGCGCTCCTCCTGGATATGTAGGTTTTGAAGAGGGAGGGCAATTGATCAATGCGCTTCTTGAAAAGCCTTTTAGTGTCCTTTTATTTGATGAAATAGAAAAAGCTCATCCGCGCATACTTGATAAGTTTTTACAGATACTTGAAGATGGCAGACTTACCGATGGAAAAGGAGTAACTGCATATTTTTCAGAAAGCATAATCATATTCACAAGTAATATCGGTGCTTCAAGTGTGAAAAACACAGATCAGTTCGAAGATATGGAAAAAGAGTATCTTTTGAAGGTTAAAGAGCACTTCAATGAGGAATTGCAGAGACCTGAACTTCTGAACAGGATTGGGGACAATATTATTGTATTCAGTAACATCACTGACAAAAATCTCCGTCAGGAAATTGTAAAACGAAAGCTAAAACCTCTTCAAGATATTATCCGGGAAAAATACAATGTAGGTCTTCTTCTGGATAATGATATCTATTCTTATTTTGAAAAGCGGGCTGATTCTTCCCATGGCGGAAGGGGGCTGTTAAATGCAGCGGAAAAAGAACTAATAAATCCTCTTTCACTTTACATATTCAATAAAAGACACCTGCTTACTTCTAACAGGGGTATACGTGTAAGATATGATCCAGAGTCAGAACAGAGAATCATCTTTGAAATACAGGAGATCTAA